From the Tetrapisispora phaffii CBS 4417 chromosome 10, complete genome genome, one window contains:
- the TPHA0J00120 gene encoding uncharacterized protein has translation MSPLLTRQLKATSAERSEESSIESYETSSAESSIERTSAERSEESSIESSETSSAESSIESTSAETSEESSIESSDVTSAESSIESTSAETSEESSIESSDVTSAESSIESTSAETSEESSIESSETSSAESSIERTSAETSEESSIESYETSSAESSIESTSAERSEESSIGSSDVTSADSSIEGTSAETSEESSIESSETSSAESSIERTSAETSEESSIESYETSSAESSIESTSAERSEESSIESSDVTSAESSIESTSAETSEESSIESYETSSAESSIESTSAERSEESSIESYETSSAESSIESTSAERSEESSIESYETSSAESSIERTSAERSEESSIESYETSSAESSIESTSAETSEESSIESSETSSAESSIETRSAETSEESSIESYETSSAESSIESTSAETSEESSIESYETSSAESSIETTSAETFAESSIDSSDVTSAESSIETTSAETSEESSIESSDVTSADLSIGTASGETSEESSIDPYETSSAESSIETTSAETSEESSIESSDVTSADSSIEGTSAETSEESSIESSETSSAESSIERTSAETSEESCLESSETSSAESSIESTSAETSEESSIESSDVTSAESSIESTSAERSEESSIESYETSSAESSIERTSAERSEESSIESSDVTSAESSIESTSAETSEESSIESSETSSAESSIETTSAETSEESSIESYETSSAESSIETTSAETSEESSIESSETSSAESSIETTSAETSEESSIESSETSSAESSIESTSAETSEESSLESSETSSAESSIETRSAERSEESSIESYETSSAESSIESTSAERSEESSIESSETSSAESSIETTSGETSEESSIESSDVTSAESSIESTSAETSEESSIESYETSSAESSIESTSAETSEESSIESYETSSAESSIERTSGETTEESSIESSDVTSAESSIETTSCATSEESSIESSETSSAESSIESTSAETSEEFSVGGSGQSSTLSSSLSSYLLGSFTKSIDLVSSSNVESVHLSSTYNSSLSASFILSSSHVESSTSKLALSTAIESSSTSDEANYTSALYSNITSLSITSKSSDYSDLSKISSEISTPEMNISETNESVSNTSVTSDDKSNNNSITTSEFMNNSTISFDTNIRSSSYILSSSAETNHEDANPTYSSPTITTDSLDASTKVECAPYTSLESFYRSINRDLLETTKYTDTLGSQHSSTEIYDSLASYTSITTSTISIPIHFTSIIVTGTEDITAVVSFYISTNSNGESYLDSTIYTLSTDKSYSSSDITMTSSTITYSTSTDSTSTDSTSTDSTATSTDSTATSTDSTATSTDSTSTDSTSTDSTSTSTDSTSTDSTSTDSTSTDSTSTDSTATSTDSTSTDSTSTDSTSTDSTSTSTDSTSTDSTSTDSTSTDSTSTDSTATSTDSTATSTDSTSTDSTSTDSTATSTDSTSTDSTSTDSTATSTDSTSTDSTSTDSTETSSSNSSPSIDQTDKFTTSSSLSSYAEGNSNLHVSVTKSLSYTTGYTVSLITVTDTTGSIITLTTTVPCDSSSSSDAMTTSTSDTSSYTVSLITVTDTTGNIIILTTTVPCNNSSTSALDTSVVTSYSKSGTITKSGYSTIYSNKKHSTTPVPSNRDTINVHDDKGTNTELNENSSSIMSSITSLLNNNSKLGNPLENLTTSKSTSSSYFYESHSAASMMSLSEINNLSTQISSVTHSMELAKSSASDVWSTSSYTTHFETASVGLSSYEGSAEAIYAKRSLSSFALIPLLLLFV, from the coding sequence ATGTCACCTCTGCTGACTCGTCAATTGAAAGCAACGTCAGCTGAGaggtctgaagagtcgtccattgagtcttatgagaccagctccgccgaatcctctattgaaaggacgtcagctgagaggtctgaagagtcgtccattgagtcttctgagaccagctccgccgaatcctctattgaaagcacgtcagccgagacgtctgaagagtcgtctATTGAGTCTTCTGATGTCAcctccgccgaatcctctattgaaagcacgtcagctgagacgtctgaagagtcgtctATTGAGTCTTCCGATGTCAcctccgccgaatcctctattgaaagcacGTCCGCtgagacgtctgaagagtcgtccattgagtcttctgagaccagctccgccgaatcctctattgaaaggACGTCAGCcgagacgtctgaagagtcgtccattgagtcttatgagaccagctccgccgaatcctctattgaaagcacgtcagctgagaggtctgaagagtcgtctATTGGTAGTTCCGATGTCACCTCTGCTGACTCGTCAATTGAAGGCACGTCAGCtgagacgtctgaagagtcgtccattgagtcttctgagaccagctccgccgaatcctctattgaaaggacgtcagctgagacgtctgaagagtcgtccattgagtcttatgagaccagctccgccgaatcctctattgaaagcacgtcagctgagaggtctgaagagtcgtccattgagtcTTCTGATGTCAcctccgccgaatcctctattgaaagcacgtcagccgagacgtctgaagagtcgtccattgagtcttatgagaccagctccgccgaatcctctattgaaagcacgtcagctgagaggtctgaagagtcgtccattgagtcttatgagaccagctccgccgaatcctctattgaaagcacgtcagctgagaggtctgaagagtcgtccattgagtcttatgagaccagctccgccgaatcctctattgaaaggacgtcagctgagaggtctgaagagtcgtccattgagtcttatgagaccagctccgccgaatcctctattgaaagcacgtcagctgagacgtctgaagagtcgtccattgagtcttctgagaccagctccgccgaatcctctattgaaaccAGGTCAGCtgagacgtctgaagagtcgtccattgagtcttatgagaccagctccgccgaatcctctattgaaagcacgtcagccgagacgtctgaagagtcgtccattgagtcttatgagaccagctccgccgaatcctctattgaaaccACGTCAGCTGAGACGTTTGCagagtcgtccattgaCTCTTCTGATGTCAcctccgccgaatcctctattgaaaccacgtcagctgagacgtctgaagagtcgtccattgaATCTTCCGATGTCACCTCCGCTGACTTGTCAATTGGAACCGCGTCAGGcgagacgtctgaagagtcgtccattgaCCCTTAtgagaccagctccgccgaatcctctattgaaaccacgtcagctgagacgtctgaagagtcgtctATTGAGTCTTCCGATGTCACCTCTGCTGACTCGTCAATTGAAGGCACGTCAGCtgagacgtctgaagagtcgtccattgagtcttctgagaccagctccgccgaatcctctattgaaaggACGTCAGCcgagacgtctgaagagtcgtgCCTTGAGTCTTCtgagaccagctccgccgaatcctctattgaaagcacgtcagctgagacgtctgaagagtcgtctATTGAGTCTTCTGATGTCAcctccgccgaatcctctattgaaagcacgtcagctgagaggtctgaagagtcgtccattgagtcttatgagaccagctccgccgaatcctctattgaaaggacgtcagctgagaggtctgaagagtcgtccattgagtcTTCTGATGTCAcctccgccgaatcctctattgaaagcacgtcagccgagacgtctgaagagtcgtccattgagtcttctgagaccagctccgccgaatcctctattgaaaccacgtcagctgagacgtctgaagagtcgtccattgagtcttatgagaccagctccgccgaatcctctattgaaaccacgtcagctgagacgtctgaagagtcgtccattgagtcttctgagaccagctccgccgaatcctctattgaaaccacgtcagctgagacgtctgaagagtcgtccattgagtcttctgagaccagctccgccgaatcctctattgaaagcacgtcagccgagacgtctgaagagtcgtcccTTGAGTCTTCtgagaccagctccgccgaatcctctattgaaaccAGGTCAGCTGAGaggtctgaagagtcgtccattgagtcttatgagaccagctccgccgaatcctctattgaaagcacgtcagctgagaggtctgaagagtcgtccattgagtcttctgagaccagctccgccgaatcctctattgaaaccACGTCAGGcgagacgtctgaagagtcgtccattgagtcTTCCGATGTCAcctccgccgaatcctctattgaaagcacgtcagctgagacgtctgaagagtcgtctATTGAGTCTTAtgagaccagctccgccgaatcctctattgagagcacgtcagctgagacgtctgaagagtcgtccattgagtcttatgagaccagctccgccgaatcctctattgaaaggACGTCAGGCGAGACTACTGAAGAGTCGTCTATTGAGTCTTCTGATGTCAcctccgccgaatcctctattgaaaccACGTCATGCGcgacgtctgaagagtcgtccattgagtcttctgagaccagctccgccgaatcctctattgaaagcacgtcagctgagacgtctgaagaaTTTTCGGTTGGAGGTTCAGGTCAATCTTCAACTTTAAGTAGTAGTTTATCCAGTTATTTGCTAGGTTCTTTTACGAAATCGATTGATTTAGTTTCTAGTTCAAACGTCGAGTCCGTCCATTTATCGAGTACGTACAATTCTTCTTTGAGTGcttcatttattttaagtTCTTCACATGTGGAATCCAGTACTTCTAAGTTGGCATTGTCTACTGCTATTGAATCATCTAGTACATCCGATGAAGCTAACTACACTTCTgcattatattcaaatataacaaGTTTATCAATAACGTCTAAATCTTCTGATTATTCAGATCTTTCTAAAATTAGTTCTGAAATATCAACCCCTGAAATGAACATCTCTGAAACAAATGAATCTGTGTCAAACACCTCAGTTACCTCTGATGACAAATCAAACAACAATTCAATTACGACCTCCGAATTTATGAATAATTCAACTATTTCCTTTGATACAAATATTCGTTCAAGCTCCTACATATTATCAAGTAGTGCAGAAACCAATCATGAAGATGCCAATCCAACATATTCTTCTCCAACGATAACTACCGATAGTTTAGATGCTTCGACAAAAGTAGAATGTGCCCCATATACTAGTTTGGAATCATTTTACAGATCAATCAATCGTGATCTACTGGAAACTACTAAATATACTGACACCCTTGGAAGTCAACATTCTTCGACAGAAATATATGATTCTTTGGCATCATATACCTCCATAACTACATCTACCATTTCGATACCTATCCATTTTACCTCTATTATTGTAACTGGTACTGAAGACATCACTGCCGTGGTGTCTTTTTACATTTCAACAAACTCTAATGGAGAAAGCTATTTGGATTCAACAATTTACACTTTGAGTACAGATAAATCATATTCTTCAAGCGACATTACTATGACTAGTTCTACTATTACCTACAGTACCTCTACTGACAGTACCTCTACTGACAGTACCTCCACTGACAGTACTGCCACCTCCACTGACAGTACTGCCACCTCCACTGACAGTACTGCCACCTCCACTGACAGTACCTCTACTGACAGTACCTCCACTGACAGTACCTCCACCTCCACTGACAGTACCTCCACTGACAGTACCTCCACTGACAGTACCTCCACTGACAGTACCTCTACTGACAGTACTGCCACCTCCACTGACAGTACCTCCACTGACAGTACCTCCACTGACAGTACCTCCACTGACAGTACCTCCACCTCCACTGACAGTACCTCCACTGACAGTACCTCCACTGACAGTACCTCCACTGACAGTACCTCCACTGACAGTACTGCCACCTCCACTGACAGTACTGCCACCTCCACTGACAGTACCTCCACTGACAGTACCTCTACTGACAGTACTGCCACCTCCACTGACAGTACCTCCACTGACAGTACCTCCACTGACAGTACTGCCACCTCCACTGACAGTACCTCCACTGACAGTACCTCTACCGATAGCACGGAGACCTCCTCTTCGAATTCTAGTCCCTCTATTGATCAGACAGACAAATTTACCACTTCTAGCTCTTTAAGTAGTTACGCCGAAGGTAATTCAAACTTACATGTATCTGTAACTAAATCATTATCTTATACTACCGGCTACACTGTCAGTTTGATTACCGTTACAGACACAACTGGTAGTATTATCACTTTGACTACTACTGTTCCATGTGACAGCTCTTCAAGTTCTGATGCAATGACCACATCTACATCCGATACAAGTAGCTACACTGTCAGTTTAATTACTGTTACAGACACAACTGgcaatattatcattttgaCTACTACTGTTCCATGTAACAACTCTTCAACTTCTGCTCTGGACACTAGTGTCGTAACTTCTTATTCTAAGAGTGGAACGATTACGAAATCTGGTTATTCTACGAtatattctaataaaaaaCATTCAACCACACCGGTACCATCCAATAGAGACACAATCAATGTCCATGATGATAAAGGTACAAATACAgaattgaatgaaaatTCTAGCTCCATTATGAGTTCCATAACCTCacttttgaataataactCCAAACTAGGCAACCCGCTGGAGAATCTAACAACTTCTAAATCAACAAGCTCTTCTTATTTCTATGAAAGCCATTCCGCTGCAAGCATGATGTCTTTAAGTgaaataaacaatttatcGACACAAATTTCTTCTGTCACCCATTCCATGGAGTTAGCAAAATCGTCAGCATCAGATGTATGGAGCACAAGTTCATATACAACACATTTTGAAACAGCTTCTGTGGGTCTATCATCTTACGAGGGTTCTGCAGAAGCTATTTATGCCAAGAGATCTCTATCTAGTTTTGCATTAATACCTTTATTACTGTTGTTCGTGTGA
- the TPHA0J00145 gene encoding uncharacterized protein: protein MKYNKQSKYFLQKNIYSFTICFYFYKIDFLLVHAATLVKKARWSFAKGNQWAAFVLAEGGVAIPYYAASICLVTTSGLCAPIAGAILATVDIAIAAIILGQSEGDISKRSIVDSDQWLGIYGHYVNITEWPHSNGTVVSNVTNTPILFHYIATSYPSKDGVAKRDDQTILNSLIFSSEYGSHIASSHIHSVTELSNLVVNAIQEI, encoded by the coding sequence atGAAGTACAATAAGCAGTCAAagtattttcttcaaaaaaatatttacagtTTTACcatttgtttttatttttacaaaataGACTTCTTACTTGTACACGCTGCCACCTTGGTGAAAAAAGCAAGATGGTCATTTGCTAAGGGTAATCAATGGGCAGCATTTGTGCTAGCAGAAGGTGGAGTGGCAATTCCTTATTATGCCGCGAGTATTTGTTTGGTTACTACCTCTGGACTTTGTGCACCAATAGCTGGAGCTATATTAGCTACTGTTGATATTGCGATTGCTGCGATAATTCTTGGACAATCAGAAGGTGACATTAGCAAGCGTTCAATTGTGGATTCTGATCAATGGCTTGGAATCTATGGACATTATGTCAATATAACTGAATGGCCACATAGTAATGGTACTGTTGTTTCTAATGTGACCAATACACCAATATTATTTCACTATATTGCAACAAGTTATCCTTCAAAAGATGGTGTTGCAAAAAGAGATGATCAAACgatattaaattctttaatcttttcCAGTGAATATGGAAGTCACATCGCATCATCACACATTCATAGTGTTACTGAGTTATCTAATTTAGTTGTAAATGCAATACAGGAAATTTAA
- the TPHA0J00130 gene encoding uncharacterized protein translates to MGHVSGVYYKYVPNTGECSSTIEQKTIAGAIYYALNLVEGGDYLCNVYYFTMNHFGTWHGILYVGPGITTWGATTANAQSKGCYSEGCDGLISPYSCNSKDDGN, encoded by the coding sequence ATGGGTCATGTTAGTGGtgtatattataaatatgttCCTAATACAGGAGAGTGTTCGTCAACAATTGAACAAAAGACCATTGCAGGTGCTATTTATTATGCCTTAAATCTAGTTGAAGGAGGAGATTACCTTTGTAATGTGTATTATTTCACTATGAATCACTTTGGGACTTGGCATGGTATACTTTATGTCGGCCCTGGTATAACAACTTGGGGAGCAACTACTGCGAATGCACAAAGTAAAGGATGTTATAGTGAAGGATGTGATGGATTAATAAGTCCATATTCCTGTAATAGTAAAGACGATGGTAACTAA
- the TPHA0J00140 gene encoding uncharacterized protein yields the protein MKAKPICFAFLACWSIITAQVTTQIPVASQLISNESMCQNNRDLIYNPDYTDDKHPEIQDNNCNLKPHLKCTRNDCKPRNHFGLPANNTLSYNLDYIDDCITNIYRLVERSFWLIYFIVKSKLFLDNNVVVGQVSGIYYKLNIASSSSFYELHERELANIIFYMTNKFKIYNPYEEEYFVMLSKQQVIYATLLFGPTKSIWAASLEGVRYIGNHEI from the coding sequence ATGAAAGCAAAGCCAATTTGTTTTGCATTTTTAGCTTGTTGGAGTATAATTACAGCACAAGTGACTACCCAAATACCAGTTGCTAGCCAACTTATTTCTAATGAATCCATGTGTCAGAATAATAGAGACTTAATTTACAATCCTGATTATACTGATGACAAGCATCCAGAAATCCAAGACAATAATTGCAATTTAAAACCGCACTTGAAATGCACCAGAAATGATTGTAAACCTAGGAACCATTTTGGATTACCTGCGAATAATACTTTATCTTATAATCTAGATTATATTGATGACTGcattacaaatatatataggcTTGTGGAGAGAAGTTTTTGGctcatatattttattgttaaatCTAAGCTATTTCTGGATAATAATGTTGTTGTAGGGCAAGTAAGTggaatttattataaattaaatattgcaTCCAGCTCAAGTTTCTATGAATTGCATGAAAGGGAGCTTGCGAATATCATATTTTACATgactaataaatttaagaTTTACAATCCTTATGAAGAGgaatattttgtaatgtTAAGTAAACAGCAAGTTATTTATGCAACATTGCTCTTTGGACCCACTAAATCAATATGGGCTGCATCTCTCGAAGGAGTGAGATATATTGGCAACCatgaaatataa